In Desulfocurvus vexinensis DSM 17965, a single window of DNA contains:
- the hcp gene encoding hydroxylamine reductase — protein sequence MFCYQCEQTAKGVGCDKYGVCGKGPDVAALQDLLTYAVRGLAVVAHAGRAVGVTDREVNRFTAEGLFSTLTNVNFDPARFESVLIPRAVELRERLKAAVAAAGGPARFDEPAANWTPDRLTPLAAQAEAFDIHRDHSADPNVKSVQHIVLFGLRGIAAYADHAAILGQEDDAVYAFMHKALAAVYDTSLDLGAWVGLALEAGATNLRTMELLDAANTGTYGHPVPTPVPLGPKAGKAILVSGHDLKDLRDLLEQTQGKGITIYTHGEMLPTHGYPELKKYPHFHGHYGTAWQNQQKEFAAFPGAILMTTNCIQKPTTYMDHIFTTGLVGWPGAAHVKNGDFGPVIDKALAMPGFAADADKGSVLTGFGRNAVLGVADKVIDGVRSGAIRHFFLVAGCDGAKPGRNYYTEFVEKVPADCVVLTLACGKFRFFDKQLGDIGGIPRLLDIGQCNDAYSAIQIATALAGAFGCGVNDLPLSMVLSWYEQKAVAILLTLLHLGVKNIRLGPSLPAFITPAVLDFLVQNYGIRPITTPDEDLAAILG from the coding sequence ATGTTCTGTTACCAGTGCGAGCAAACCGCCAAGGGCGTGGGCTGCGACAAATACGGCGTCTGCGGCAAGGGCCCCGATGTCGCCGCCCTGCAGGACCTCTTGACCTACGCCGTGCGCGGGCTGGCCGTGGTGGCCCACGCCGGGCGCGCCGTGGGTGTCACCGACCGCGAGGTCAACCGCTTCACCGCCGAGGGCCTCTTCAGCACCCTGACCAACGTCAACTTCGACCCCGCGCGCTTCGAGTCCGTGCTCATCCCCCGGGCCGTGGAGCTGCGCGAGCGCCTGAAGGCCGCCGTGGCCGCCGCCGGGGGCCCGGCCCGCTTCGACGAGCCCGCCGCCAACTGGACCCCCGACCGCCTGACGCCCCTGGCCGCCCAGGCCGAGGCCTTCGACATCCACCGCGACCACAGCGCCGACCCCAACGTGAAAAGCGTGCAGCATATCGTGCTCTTCGGCCTGCGCGGCATCGCGGCCTACGCCGACCACGCCGCCATCCTCGGCCAGGAGGACGACGCGGTCTACGCCTTCATGCACAAGGCCCTGGCCGCCGTGTACGACACCAGCCTGGACCTGGGCGCCTGGGTCGGCCTGGCCCTGGAGGCCGGCGCCACCAACCTGCGGACCATGGAGCTGCTCGACGCCGCCAACACCGGCACCTACGGCCACCCCGTGCCCACGCCCGTGCCCCTGGGGCCCAAGGCGGGCAAGGCCATCCTCGTTTCCGGCCACGACCTCAAGGACCTGCGCGACCTGCTGGAGCAGACCCAGGGCAAGGGCATCACCATCTACACCCACGGCGAGATGCTGCCCACCCACGGCTACCCCGAGCTCAAGAAGTACCCCCACTTCCACGGACACTACGGCACGGCCTGGCAGAACCAGCAGAAGGAATTCGCGGCCTTCCCGGGCGCCATCCTCATGACCACCAACTGCATCCAGAAGCCTACCACCTACATGGACCACATCTTCACCACCGGTCTGGTGGGCTGGCCCGGCGCCGCGCACGTCAAGAACGGCGACTTCGGCCCGGTGATCGACAAGGCCCTGGCCATGCCCGGCTTTGCCGCCGACGCGGACAAGGGCTCCGTGCTCACGGGCTTCGGGCGCAACGCCGTGCTCGGCGTGGCCGACAAGGTCATCGACGGCGTGCGTTCCGGCGCCATCCGCCACTTCTTCCTGGTGGCCGGGTGCGACGGCGCCAAGCCCGGGCGCAACTACTACACCGAGTTCGTGGAAAAGGTGCCCGCCGACTGCGTGGTGCTGACCCTGGCCTGCGGCAAGTTCCGCTTCTTCGACAAGCAGCTGGGCGATATCGGCGGCATCCCGCGCCTGCTCGACATCGGCCAGTGCAACGACGCCTACTCGGCCATCCAGATCGCCACGGCCCTGGCGGGCGCCTTCGGCTGCGGGGTCAACGACCTGCCGCTGTCCATGGTCCTGTCGTGGTACGAGCAGAAGGCCGTGGCCATCCTGCTGACCCTGCTGCACCTGGGCGTGAAGAACATCCGCCTGGGCCCGAGCCTGCCCGCGTTCATCACCCCGGCGGTGCTGGACTTCCTGGTCCAGAACTACGGCATCCGGCCCATCACCACCCCCGACGAGGACCTGGCGGCCATCCTCGGCTAG
- a CDS encoding prepilin peptidase — protein MKKTTLSDDIRRLEELRADGFLSERQYLRELHEAMARHEQEVVPDWEPAPDAQDLAAHSSPRPYDPDDATRPETPALHLERDGEPDAPDRDQDPAPGQPEEPVQADLAGPARVIVRGKSPWDDTGDSALGLQSPRAKTQDATAVFDHDKAKAEAEARQREKIARMAEHSNRALRRRRNPDVALLLSLLWAGVGNIYVGQLTPGVGLALLGGACWIGVAYGIYELAWIALPLGLLSGAVARKAADQKNRAIDALTDARLRMQPKVSRLNVEKSLRPGPAAPPKQG, from the coding sequence ATGAAGAAGACCACCCTGTCCGACGACATCCGCCGCCTGGAAGAGCTGCGCGCCGACGGCTTCCTCAGCGAGCGCCAGTACCTGCGCGAGCTGCACGAGGCCATGGCCCGCCACGAGCAGGAGGTCGTGCCGGACTGGGAACCGGCCCCGGACGCGCAGGACCTGGCCGCCCACAGCTCCCCCCGGCCCTACGACCCCGACGACGCCACCCGGCCCGAGACCCCGGCCCTGCACCTGGAACGCGACGGGGAGCCCGACGCCCCGGACCGGGACCAGGACCCCGCCCCCGGCCAGCCCGAAGAGCCCGTGCAGGCCGACCTCGCGGGCCCGGCCCGGGTCATCGTGCGCGGCAAGTCGCCCTGGGACGACACGGGCGACTCCGCCCTGGGCCTGCAATCCCCGCGCGCCAAAACCCAGGACGCCACCGCCGTCTTCGACCACGACAAGGCCAAGGCCGAGGCCGAGGCCCGGCAGCGCGAAAAGATCGCGCGCATGGCCGAGCACAGCAACCGCGCCCTGCGCCGCAGGCGCAACCCCGATGTGGCCCTGCTGCTGTCCCTGCTGTGGGCCGGGGTGGGCAACATCTACGTGGGCCAGCTGACCCCGGGGGTCGGCCTCGCCCTGCTGGGCGGTGCGTGCTGGATCGGCGTGGCCTACGGCATCTACGAACTGGCCTGGATCGCCCTGCCCCTGGGGCTGCTCTCCGGGGCCGTGGCCCGCAAGGCGGCGGACCAGAAGAACCGCGCCATCGACGCCCTGACCGACGCCCGTCTGCGCATGCAGCCCAAGGTCTCGCGGCTGAACGTGGAAAAATCCCTGCGCCCCGGCCCCGCCGCGCCGCCCAAGCAGGGCTGA
- a CDS encoding bacteriohemerythrin codes for MAYIEWDESLSVGVAEIDAQHRRLFELVNTLHGLCAASCPPLALLAAADEFCEYTREHFATEERYMDAHQYRGMDAHIQEHMQCSMRAVDFLGQALADDAGLRDEFLAFLREWLDTHIRGTDMGLGAYLNKRGVA; via the coding sequence ATGGCGTATATTGAATGGGACGAGAGCCTGAGCGTGGGCGTGGCGGAAATCGACGCGCAGCACAGGCGGCTGTTCGAGCTGGTCAACACCCTGCACGGGCTGTGCGCCGCCAGCTGCCCGCCCCTGGCGCTGCTGGCGGCGGCGGACGAGTTCTGCGAGTACACCCGCGAGCATTTCGCCACCGAGGAACGGTACATGGACGCCCACCAGTACCGGGGCATGGACGCGCACATCCAGGAGCACATGCAGTGCAGCATGCGCGCGGTGGATTTCCTCGGCCAGGCCCTGGCCGACGACGCGGGCCTGCGCGACGAGTTCCTGGCCTTCCTCCGGGAGTGGCTGGACACGCATATCCGCGGCACCGACATGGGCCTTGGGGCCTACCTCAACAAGCGGGGCGTGGCCTAG
- a CDS encoding alkaline phosphatase — MPMPRASRAALFFLVLALALAALPGAARGGQEPRYVFLFIGDGMGIAQRAAAAAYLGRPLAMDAFPAHGVTTTFASDSFVTDSAASATALASGVKTSLGRLGLGPDLAPLASVAELARDRGMRVGIVSSVSLDHATPAAFYAHVPSRGQYHEIARALVASGFDYFGGGGLRDPGGNRDRSPLGDALGQARAWGWQVAVGREAMAGLRPGQRAIAINARLRDGQSLPYSMDMTPEDVTLAEFTAKGIELLDNPQGFFMMVEGGKIDWACHANDAAAALADTLAFDRAVGVAARFAASRPGQVLVVATGDHECGGLTLSLSGTRPMAFPEVLRHQRMSLQRFADEVLPGFARGPGLGRFEALLPLLGELFGLGTDGAAPLALDAHELETLRAAFARSPAGGGPAPASGGYDPLVVALGSILGRKAGLGWTSQRHSGVPVSTSALGVGQERFSGAYDNAALGRTLLALMGLGPGPALPARTVALRTVPSALP, encoded by the coding sequence ATGCCGATGCCCCGCGCAAGCCGCGCCGCCCTGTTTTTCCTGGTCCTGGCCCTGGCCCTGGCGGCCCTGCCGGGGGCCGCCAGGGGCGGGCAGGAGCCGCGCTACGTGTTCCTGTTCATCGGCGACGGCATGGGCATCGCCCAGCGCGCCGCCGCCGCCGCCTACCTGGGCCGCCCCCTGGCCATGGACGCTTTCCCGGCCCACGGCGTGACCACGACCTTCGCCAGCGACAGCTTCGTCACCGACTCGGCGGCCTCGGCCACGGCCCTGGCCTCGGGCGTCAAGACCAGCCTGGGCCGCCTGGGCCTGGGGCCGGACCTGGCCCCCCTGGCCTCGGTGGCCGAGCTGGCGCGCGACCGGGGCATGCGCGTGGGCATCGTCTCCAGCGTCTCGCTGGACCACGCCACCCCCGCGGCCTTCTACGCCCATGTGCCCTCGCGCGGGCAGTACCACGAGATCGCCCGTGCCCTGGTGGCCAGCGGCTTCGACTACTTCGGCGGCGGCGGCCTGCGCGACCCCGGGGGCAACCGGGACCGCAGCCCCCTGGGCGACGCCCTGGGGCAGGCCCGGGCCTGGGGCTGGCAGGTGGCCGTGGGCCGCGAGGCCATGGCCGGGCTGCGGCCCGGGCAGCGGGCCATCGCCATCAACGCCCGGCTGCGCGACGGCCAGTCCCTGCCCTACAGCATGGACATGACTCCCGAGGACGTGACCCTGGCCGAATTCACGGCCAAAGGCATAGAACTCCTGGATAACCCCCAGGGTTTCTTCATGATGGTCGAGGGCGGCAAGATCGATTGGGCCTGCCACGCCAACGACGCCGCCGCCGCCCTGGCCGACACCCTGGCCTTCGACCGGGCCGTGGGCGTGGCTGCGCGCTTCGCCGCCAGCCGCCCCGGGCAGGTGCTGGTGGTGGCCACCGGCGACCACGAGTGCGGAGGGCTGACCCTCTCGCTGTCGGGCACGCGGCCCATGGCCTTTCCCGAGGTGCTGCGCCACCAGCGCATGTCCCTGCAACGCTTTGCCGACGAGGTGCTGCCCGGGTTCGCCCGGGGCCCGGGCCTGGGGCGCTTCGAGGCCCTGTTGCCCCTGCTGGGCGAGCTGTTCGGCCTGGGCACGGACGGCGCCGCGCCCCTGGCCCTGGACGCGCACGAGCTGGAGACGCTGCGCGCGGCCTTTGCCCGCTCCCCGGCCGGGGGCGGCCCGGCGCCCGCATCGGGCGGCTACGACCCGCTGGTCGTGGCCCTGGGCAGCATCCTGGGCCGCAAGGCCGGGCTGGGCTGGACCTCCCAGCGCCACAGCGGGGTGCCGGTGAGCACCTCGGCCCTGGGCGTGGGCCAGGAGCGGTTCAGCGGCGCCTACGACAACGCGGCCCTGGGCCGCACGCTGCTGGCCCTCATGGGCCTTGGCCCCGGCCCGGCCCTGCCCGCCCGCACCGTCGCCTTGCGGACCGTGCCGTCCGCCCTGCCTTGA
- a CDS encoding YibE/F family protein: MSLVRPPLAPRLSRDTVLALAFALLTAVLAWLPTGPPAAQGEGRPALVLAVDDTQVQRMGLMTVGEQRLTLRLLSGPQRGLELEAVNPLLGQMERDKLFAPGDTAHVVLTKDQAGRVVFAHPQDHYRLDLELVLLGLLAALLVAFAGWTGVRALLSFVFAGVVLWKVLVPLLLRGVDPVWATLGVTTLLSAAIIFLVAGLTRTGLAAFCGTMLGVGTACALALYFTARFHMNGAVLPFSETLLYAGYQHLDLARIYAAGVFLSASGAVMDLAMDVAASMGELAAKRPDMGRGELLRSGLRVGRAVVGTMTTTLLLAYCGGAVTLLMAFMAQGVPLATTSNLVFVAAEVLRTLAGSFGLVAVAPFTALCGAVIFAPRHPPARPVG; this comes from the coding sequence TTGAGCCTCGTCCGGCCCCCCCTTGCGCCGCGCCTGTCGCGCGACACCGTGCTGGCCCTGGCCTTTGCGCTGCTCACGGCGGTGCTGGCTTGGCTGCCCACCGGGCCCCCGGCGGCGCAGGGCGAGGGGCGCCCGGCGCTGGTGCTGGCCGTGGACGACACCCAGGTCCAGCGCATGGGGCTGATGACCGTGGGCGAGCAGCGGCTGACCCTGCGCCTGCTGTCCGGCCCGCAGCGGGGCCTGGAGCTGGAGGCCGTGAACCCCCTGCTGGGGCAGATGGAGCGCGACAAGCTCTTCGCCCCGGGCGACACGGCCCACGTGGTGCTGACCAAGGACCAGGCGGGCCGCGTGGTCTTCGCCCACCCGCAGGACCACTACCGCCTGGACCTGGAACTGGTGCTGCTGGGACTCCTGGCCGCGCTGCTGGTGGCCTTCGCGGGCTGGACCGGGGTCCGCGCGCTGCTGTCCTTCGTGTTCGCGGGGGTGGTGCTGTGGAAGGTGCTGGTGCCGCTGCTGCTGCGCGGGGTGGACCCGGTGTGGGCCACCCTGGGGGTGACCACACTGCTGTCGGCGGCCATCATCTTCCTGGTGGCCGGGCTGACGCGCACGGGCCTGGCGGCCTTCTGCGGGACCATGCTCGGCGTGGGCACGGCCTGCGCCCTGGCGCTGTACTTCACGGCCCGCTTTCACATGAACGGGGCCGTGCTGCCCTTTTCCGAAACCCTGCTCTACGCCGGATACCAGCACCTGGACCTGGCGCGCATCTACGCCGCCGGGGTCTTCCTCTCCGCCTCGGGCGCGGTGATGGACCTGGCCATGGACGTGGCGGCGAGCATGGGCGAGCTGGCGGCCAAGAGGCCGGACATGGGGCGGGGGGAACTGCTGCGCTCGGGCCTGCGCGTGGGCCGGGCCGTGGTCGGCACCATGACCACCACCCTGCTTTTGGCCTACTGCGGCGGGGCTGTGACCCTGCTCATGGCCTTCATGGCCCAGGGCGTGCCCCTGGCGACCACGAGCAATCTGGTTTTCGTGGCCGCCGAGGTGTTGCGGACCCTGGCGGGCTCCTTCGGGCTGGTGGCCGTGGCGCCGTTCACGGCCCTGTGCGGGGCGGTGATCTTCGCCCCCCGGCACCCCCCGGCGCGCCCGGTCGGCTAG
- a CDS encoding AEC family transporter, protein MLNALVPVFAVIVLGHVLRRADFPGAGFWAQAERMTYVLLFPALLVNTLARADFGDASTLPMALGLMAGLALTGAGLLALRGRTGLDGPAFSSVFQGGVRMNTYVGLALVAALHGPHGLALAAVAMVALIPLINLMCVPVVARLGGGANGHGMGLVRELAKNPLILGCVAGFALNLSGLRLPESVYEALAVLARAALPMGLLAVGAGLRPGALGGALRPALWASGAKLVVLPLATALLCLLFGARGTALDVAVIFAALPTATSAYILARQLGGDADLMAAIISAQTLLAALTLPVVIALLG, encoded by the coding sequence ATGCTCAACGCCCTGGTGCCCGTCTTTGCCGTGATCGTCCTTGGCCACGTCCTGCGCCGCGCGGACTTTCCCGGCGCAGGCTTCTGGGCCCAGGCCGAGCGGATGACCTACGTGCTGCTGTTCCCGGCGCTTCTGGTCAACACCCTGGCCCGGGCCGATTTCGGCGACGCCTCCACCCTGCCCATGGCCCTGGGGCTCATGGCCGGCCTGGCCCTGACCGGCGCCGGGCTGCTGGCCCTGCGCGGGCGCACGGGCCTGGACGGCCCGGCCTTCTCCTCGGTGTTCCAGGGCGGGGTGCGCATGAACACCTACGTGGGGCTGGCCCTGGTGGCGGCGCTCCACGGCCCCCACGGCCTGGCCCTGGCGGCGGTGGCCATGGTGGCCCTGATTCCGCTCATCAACCTGATGTGCGTGCCGGTGGTGGCGCGCCTGGGCGGCGGGGCCAACGGCCACGGGATGGGACTGGTGCGGGAGCTGGCGAAGAATCCGCTGATCCTGGGCTGCGTGGCGGGGTTCGCCCTGAACCTCTCGGGCCTGCGGCTGCCCGAAAGCGTCTACGAGGCCCTGGCCGTGCTGGCCCGGGCGGCCCTGCCCATGGGCCTGCTGGCCGTGGGCGCGGGCCTGCGCCCAGGGGCCCTGGGCGGCGCCCTGCGGCCCGCGCTGTGGGCCTCGGGAGCCAAGCTGGTCGTGCTGCCCCTGGCGACAGCCCTGCTGTGCCTGTTGTTCGGGGCCCGGGGCACGGCCCTGGACGTGGCCGTGATCTTCGCGGCCCTGCCCACGGCCACCTCGGCCTACATCCTGGCCCGCCAGCTCGGCGGCGACGCCGACCTCATGGCAGCCATCATCTCCGCCCAGACCCTGCTGGCGGCCCTGACCCTGCCCGTGGTCATCGCCCTGCTGGGCTAG
- a CDS encoding flavodoxin family protein, which produces MYALAINGSPRKGGNTEILLTHALAPLARAGWQTELVGLSGKAVHGCIACYKCFENKDMRCAVKNDDLNDVLEKILRADALILGTPTYFTDVSAEMKALLDRTGLVSIANGAALRGKIGAAVVAVRRGGATHAFDTINHMFLMSQMIVPGSIYWNIGYGRDKGEVNADAEALANMEHLGRAVDWLGRAIAPHREAYPLGVRP; this is translated from the coding sequence ATGTACGCATTGGCCATCAACGGCAGCCCGCGCAAGGGCGGCAACACCGAGATCCTGCTGACCCACGCCCTGGCCCCCCTGGCCCGCGCGGGCTGGCAGACCGAACTGGTCGGCCTCTCCGGCAAGGCCGTCCACGGCTGCATCGCCTGCTACAAATGCTTCGAGAACAAGGATATGCGCTGCGCCGTGAAGAACGACGACCTGAACGACGTGCTGGAGAAGATCCTGCGCGCCGACGCGCTGATCCTGGGCACGCCGACCTACTTCACCGACGTAAGCGCCGAGATGAAGGCCCTGCTGGACCGCACCGGGCTGGTGTCCATCGCCAACGGCGCGGCCCTGCGCGGCAAGATCGGCGCGGCGGTGGTCGCCGTGCGCCGCGGCGGAGCCACCCACGCCTTCGACACCATCAACCACATGTTCCTGATGTCCCAGATGATCGTGCCCGGGTCCATCTACTGGAACATCGGCTACGGCCGCGACAAGGGCGAGGTCAACGCCGACGCCGAGGCCCTGGCCAACATGGAGCATCTGGGCCGCGCCGTGGACTGGCTGGGCCGGGCCATCGCGCCCCACCGCGAGGCCTACCCCCTGGGCGTGCGCCCCTAG
- a CDS encoding winged helix-turn-helix transcriptional regulator, which yields MAGACREKEVNGRRYRCFFELTLQLIGGKWKPVVLYHLAQAGVLRFGELRRGLPGVTERMLTRCLRELEADGLVRREVYRQVPPRVEYALTDLGASLMPILRDMRDWGARYEERVAGAGAFAGGEYEPRQEPEPGRPGA from the coding sequence ATGGCCGGAGCCTGCCGCGAGAAGGAAGTCAACGGGCGGCGCTACCGCTGCTTTTTCGAGCTGACGTTGCAGCTCATCGGCGGCAAGTGGAAGCCCGTGGTGCTCTACCACCTGGCCCAGGCCGGGGTGCTGCGCTTCGGCGAGCTGCGCCGGGGCCTGCCCGGCGTCACCGAGCGCATGCTGACCCGCTGCCTGCGCGAGCTGGAAGCCGACGGGCTGGTGCGCCGCGAGGTCTACCGCCAGGTGCCGCCCCGGGTGGAGTACGCCCTGACGGACCTGGGGGCCAGCCTGATGCCCATCCTGCGCGACATGCGCGACTGGGGCGCGCGCTACGAGGAGCGCGTGGCCGGGGCGGGGGCCTTCGCGGGCGGGGAGTACGAGCCGCGCCAGGAGCCCGAGCCTGGGCGCCCCGGGGCCTGA
- a CDS encoding tetratricopeptide repeat protein produces the protein MSEKKKEPLSRRDFLFGGLRRLRGEDRPEPAALAAATQGVAPDAARQAKEAFLRGNQAYAVADYAAAIPEYRECIRLFPAHLEGRKRLGYCLYTAGQFLQARIEFERVLREAKQDNFSALYLGLAFARLGQPEKAVAAWRQYHNTGEVRIMRELNLQIALLESPEKPDLADVAEEVEETIRIRKEELLAEAAGEA, from the coding sequence GTGAGCGAGAAGAAGAAGGAACCCCTGTCGCGGCGCGACTTCCTGTTCGGCGGGCTGCGCAGGCTGCGCGGGGAGGACCGCCCCGAGCCCGCCGCCCTGGCCGCCGCCACCCAGGGCGTAGCCCCCGACGCCGCCCGGCAGGCCAAGGAGGCCTTCCTGCGCGGCAACCAGGCCTACGCCGTGGCCGACTACGCGGCGGCCATCCCCGAATACCGCGAATGCATCCGCCTGTTCCCGGCGCACCTGGAAGGCCGCAAGCGCCTGGGCTACTGCCTGTACACCGCCGGGCAGTTCCTCCAGGCGCGCATCGAATTCGAACGCGTGCTGCGCGAGGCCAAGCAGGACAACTTCAGCGCCCTGTACCTGGGCCTGGCCTTTGCCCGGCTGGGGCAGCCCGAAAAGGCCGTGGCCGCCTGGCGCCAGTACCACAACACCGGCGAAGTGCGCATCATGCGCGAGCTGAACCTGCAGATCGCCCTGCTGGAATCCCCCGAAAAGCCCGACCTCGCCGACGTGGCCGAGGAGGTCGAGGAGACCATCCGCATCCGCAAGGAAGAGCTGCTGGCCGAGGCCGCCGGGGAGGCCTGA